Proteins encoded together in one Bacteroides ovatus window:
- a CDS encoding SusC/RagA family TonB-linked outer membrane protein: MLLFLLTMSVEAAYPEIGESTLKVSVVQQGTTCKGVVKDAAGETIIGASVVAKGTTNGTITGINGDFSLNNVKTGDIIVVSFVGYQTQEIKFTGQSLNIILKDNTQTLDEVVVVAFGTQKKVNVTGSVSTVGAKEISARPVNSTIEALQGMVPGMNISTGDGGGSLGSDKKFNIRGVGTIGAGSKVEPLVLIDGMEGDMNAINPQDIENISVLKDAAASSIYGSRAPGGVILITTKKGKSGKTVVNYNNNFRFVSPLNMPEMADSYNFALAVNDQLTNGGQTPMYSATKLQQILDFQAGKSTQYMWPTDAGRWNSFDDPQRQDVMPTGNTDWLKTLFGNSFTHEHSLSVNGGTDKIQYYLSANYLDQGGLLKFGDDNKQRYSFTAKINADLTKWLKISYSMRFNRTDYEAPSFAGGDIKSNVFYFDVCRYWPVIPVVDPNGFYTVESKIYQLTEGGRYKSQKDVMAHQLAFIVEPIKDWKINVELNYRSNYNFDHTDYQTVYGYDVSKNPYIIANQTSSVTEYAYKSNFFNPNIFTEYGKSLESGHNFKVMLGFQSELFKQRDITASQDGIMSEVATLNTTQTNAQNRGGYSEWATAGFFGRVNYDYKGRYLAEVNMRYDGTSRFLRDNRWNLFPSFSLGWNMAREAFFEDLTDLISTFKIRGSWGELGNQNTDNWYPFYRTIDINKDQWGNYALGSWLVNGVKPNISKESALVSSLLTWEKTQTLDLGFDLSMLNNRLNVTFDYFQRKSKNMVGPAPELPNLLGIAVPKVNNLDMTSKGWEIQVNWRDQIRDFKYGVTLSLSDNQVVIDKYPNPSNTILDKDNNNTYYAGAHVGDIWGFQTIGIAKTDQEMKDHLAGMPNGAQDVLGSGWGAGDIMYADLNGDGQISRGNKTLADHGDLKKIGNSTPRYNFGLNLDAAWKGFDLKLFFQGTMKRDYMPGSGSTMFWGAVGYWQTNFFKPHLDYFRGEDTTNPLGANLGGYYPRPLENDRNRNPQTRYLQNAAYCRLKNVTLGYTLPKSLTEKFCVNNLRFFVSAENLFTITSLADTFDPETVGIGNWDGCTYPLSKTVSFGLSATF, translated from the coding sequence ATGTTGTTGTTCCTACTGACAATGTCAGTAGAAGCAGCTTATCCGGAAATAGGTGAAAGCACTCTAAAAGTTTCCGTTGTACAACAGGGTACTACTTGTAAGGGTGTAGTAAAAGATGCAGCAGGTGAAACCATCATCGGTGCATCCGTCGTAGCCAAAGGTACGACGAACGGTACAATCACCGGAATCAACGGTGACTTCTCTTTAAACAATGTAAAAACCGGAGATATTATTGTAGTCTCTTTTGTTGGTTATCAGACTCAAGAAATCAAATTCACAGGACAATCATTGAATATCATCCTTAAAGACAATACACAAACATTGGATGAAGTTGTTGTGGTTGCTTTTGGTACACAAAAGAAAGTGAATGTAACAGGATCTGTATCTACGGTAGGAGCAAAAGAAATTTCGGCACGTCCCGTTAACTCTACCATAGAAGCTTTGCAAGGTATGGTTCCGGGGATGAATATCTCTACTGGTGATGGTGGTGGCTCCTTAGGTTCAGACAAAAAATTCAATATTCGTGGTGTTGGAACAATTGGAGCTGGTTCAAAGGTAGAACCATTGGTGCTCATTGACGGTATGGAGGGAGACATGAACGCTATCAATCCACAGGACATTGAGAATATTTCTGTACTGAAAGATGCAGCCGCTTCCTCCATTTATGGCTCGCGGGCACCAGGTGGAGTCATCCTGATTACAACAAAGAAAGGTAAGTCGGGAAAAACGGTAGTTAACTATAATAACAACTTCCGTTTTGTATCTCCCTTGAATATGCCTGAAATGGCAGATTCATACAATTTTGCTCTGGCAGTCAATGACCAGTTAACTAATGGTGGACAGACTCCCATGTATAGCGCCACCAAACTTCAACAAATTCTGGATTTTCAAGCAGGAAAAAGCACACAATATATGTGGCCGACCGATGCGGGAAGATGGAATTCATTCGATGATCCCCAACGGCAAGACGTGATGCCTACCGGCAATACCGACTGGTTAAAAACGTTATTTGGTAATAGCTTTACCCACGAGCATTCATTGAGCGTAAATGGTGGAACGGATAAAATACAATATTATCTTTCTGCGAATTATCTGGACCAAGGAGGTCTCTTGAAGTTTGGAGATGATAACAAACAACGCTACTCCTTTACTGCAAAAATCAATGCGGACTTAACCAAATGGTTGAAAATAAGTTATAGTATGCGTTTTAACCGGACGGATTATGAAGCTCCTTCATTTGCCGGAGGCGATATCAAAAGTAATGTATTCTATTTCGATGTATGTCGCTACTGGCCTGTCATTCCGGTAGTAGACCCAAACGGATTCTATACTGTCGAATCCAAGATTTACCAATTAACAGAAGGAGGCCGATATAAATCACAAAAAGACGTGATGGCACACCAGCTTGCTTTCATCGTGGAACCCATCAAAGACTGGAAAATTAACGTAGAATTGAACTACCGTTCCAACTATAATTTCGACCATACCGATTATCAAACCGTTTATGGTTATGATGTGAGTAAAAATCCCTACATTATTGCCAATCAAACTTCCAGCGTTACAGAATATGCTTATAAGAGTAATTTCTTCAATCCGAACATCTTTACCGAATACGGCAAATCATTAGAAAGCGGGCACAACTTTAAAGTGATGCTGGGTTTTCAGAGCGAACTATTCAAACAACGTGATATTACCGCTTCCCAAGACGGTATCATGTCGGAAGTGGCTACCTTGAACACCACGCAGACAAATGCACAAAACAGAGGAGGGTACTCCGAATGGGCTACAGCCGGCTTCTTCGGACGTGTTAATTACGACTACAAAGGACGTTATCTGGCTGAAGTAAATATGAGATATGACGGCACTTCACGTTTCCTTCGAGATAACCGCTGGAATCTATTCCCATCATTCTCCTTAGGATGGAACATGGCCCGTGAAGCATTTTTTGAAGATCTGACCGATTTAATCAGCACATTCAAGATACGTGGTTCATGGGGTGAATTGGGCAACCAAAACACAGATAACTGGTATCCATTCTATCGAACTATTGATATTAACAAAGACCAATGGGGCAATTACGCACTAGGCAGTTGGCTGGTAAATGGCGTAAAACCAAATATTTCCAAAGAATCTGCGCTGGTATCTTCCTTACTGACATGGGAAAAGACGCAAACACTGGATTTAGGTTTCGACTTATCTATGCTCAACAATCGTTTGAATGTAACATTCGACTATTTCCAGCGTAAATCTAAAAACATGGTAGGCCCCGCCCCCGAACTACCCAACCTCTTAGGCATTGCCGTTCCCAAAGTAAACAACCTCGATATGACTTCCAAAGGTTGGGAAATACAGGTGAACTGGCGCGACCAGATACGCGACTTTAAGTATGGAGTTACCTTATCTTTGTCAGACAATCAAGTGGTTATTGATAAATACCCCAATCCGTCAAACACAATTTTAGATAAAGACAATAATAATACGTATTATGCAGGTGCTCACGTAGGTGATATATGGGGATTCCAAACAATCGGCATCGCAAAGACCGATCAAGAGATGAAAGATCATTTGGCCGGTATGCCCAATGGCGCACAGGATGTACTCGGTTCCGGCTGGGGAGCAGGTGACATCATGTATGCGGATTTGAACGGTGACGGCCAGATCAGCAGAGGTAACAAAACACTGGCTGATCATGGTGATTTGAAGAAAATAGGCAACAGTACACCACGCTACAACTTTGGTTTGAATCTGGATGCCGCCTGGAAAGGGTTCGACCTTAAATTATTTTTCCAAGGAACGATGAAACGTGATTATATGCCGGGGAGTGGTTCTACAATGTTCTGGGGAGCAGTAGGCTACTGGCAAACCAACTTTTTCAAACCTCATCTGGACTATTTCCGCGGAGAAGATACGACTAATCCGCTAGGAGCTAACCTGGGTGGTTATTATCCGCGTCCTCTCGAGAATGATAGAAACCGTAATCCACAGACCCGATATTTGCAAAATGCGGCTTACTGCCGTCTGAAAAACGTTACTTTAGGTTATACATTACCTAAATCTTTGACAGAGAAATTCTGCGTAAACAATCTGCGATTCTTTGTTTCAGCAGAGAATTTATTTACTATTACCAGTCTGGCCGATACGTTTGACCCCGAAACTGTTGGCATCGGCAACTGGGACGGATGTACCTATCCGCTATCCAAGACTGTATCATTCGGTTTAAGTGCAACATTTTAA
- a CDS encoding M28 family metallopeptidase: MKKNILLLSFLCNFSLLLSAQTNVEKGLQSINRSSAEATINFLASDELQGREAGFHGSRVTSEYIASLLQWMGVSPLADSYFQPFDAYRKERQKKGRLEVHPDSIVKLKQEVHQKLSMRNVLGMIPGKNTKEYVIVGAHFDHLGIDPALDGDQIYNGADDNASGVSAVLQIARAFLASGQQPERNVIFAFWDGEEKGLLGSKYFVQTCPFLSQIKGYLNFDMIGRNNKPQQPKQVVYFYTAAHPVFEDWLKEDIRKYGLQLEPDYRAWENPIGGSDNGSFAKVGIPIIWYHTDGHPDYHQPSDHADRLNWDKVVEITKASFLNMWKMANEKSF; the protein is encoded by the coding sequence ATGAAGAAAAACATTCTGCTTCTCTCTTTTTTGTGTAATTTTTCATTGTTGTTATCTGCCCAAACTAACGTAGAAAAAGGGTTGCAGAGTATCAACCGTTCCTCTGCCGAAGCTACTATCAACTTTTTGGCTAGTGATGAATTGCAAGGCCGTGAGGCAGGTTTTCATGGTTCACGTGTGACCTCGGAGTATATTGCTTCTTTATTACAATGGATGGGAGTATCACCTTTGGCTGACAGCTATTTCCAGCCTTTTGATGCTTACCGTAAAGAACGTCAGAAAAAAGGACGTCTGGAAGTGCATCCTGATTCCATAGTTAAACTGAAACAGGAAGTTCATCAGAAGCTTTCCATGAGGAATGTATTGGGAATGATTCCTGGTAAAAATACCAAAGAATATGTGATTGTGGGGGCGCATTTCGACCATTTAGGTATTGATCCTGCACTCGATGGCGACCAAATATACAATGGTGCTGACGATAATGCTTCCGGTGTATCGGCAGTGCTGCAAATAGCAAGAGCCTTTTTAGCCAGTGGACAGCAACCCGAAAGAAATGTAATCTTTGCTTTTTGGGATGGAGAAGAAAAAGGACTGCTTGGCTCTAAATATTTTGTACAAACTTGTCCTTTCCTATCTCAAATCAAAGGCTATCTGAACTTTGACATGATTGGCCGTAATAACAAACCTCAACAGCCTAAACAGGTCGTTTATTTTTATACAGCCGCCCATCCGGTCTTTGAGGATTGGTTGAAAGAGGATATCAGAAAATACGGTTTGCAATTGGAACCGGATTACCGCGCCTGGGAAAATCCGATAGGAGGAAGTGATAATGGTTCGTTTGCCAAAGTAGGTATTCCGATCATCTGGTATCATACGGACGGGCATCCTGATTATCACCAGCCTTCCGATCATGCTGACCGATTGAATTGGGATAAGGTCGTAGAAATCACTAAAGCCTCTTTTCTCAATATGTGGAAGATGGCAAATGAGAAGTCTTTTTAA
- a CDS encoding metal ABC transporter permease, which produces MDLLQYTFFQHALLGSLLASIACGIIGTYIVTRRLVFISGGITHASFGGIGLGLFAGISPILSAAVFSVLSAFGVEWLSRRKDMREDSAIAVFWTLGMALGIMFSFLSPGFAPDLSAYLFGNILTINQIDLWMLGILALILTGFFYLFIRPIVYIAFDREFARSQKIPVEIFEYVLMMFIALTIVACLRMVGIVLAISLLTIPQMTANLFTYSFKKIIWLSIGIGFLGCLGGLFISYHWKVPSGASIIFFSILIYAVCKIGKSCCRKKS; this is translated from the coding sequence ATGGATTTACTACAATATACATTCTTTCAACACGCCCTATTGGGAAGTCTGCTGGCAAGCATTGCCTGTGGGATTATCGGTACATATATTGTAACCCGCCGCCTGGTATTTATCAGCGGAGGAATCACTCATGCTTCTTTCGGAGGGATCGGGTTAGGATTGTTTGCCGGAATTTCTCCGATACTCTCGGCAGCCGTATTCTCGGTATTATCGGCTTTTGGTGTCGAGTGGCTTAGCAGACGGAAAGATATGCGCGAAGATTCTGCCATTGCAGTATTCTGGACGTTAGGGATGGCACTCGGAATTATGTTCAGCTTCCTGTCGCCGGGATTTGCGCCTGACTTATCAGCTTACCTCTTCGGCAATATCCTGACTATCAACCAAATTGACTTATGGATGCTCGGCATATTGGCACTGATACTGACCGGATTCTTTTATCTGTTTATCCGCCCTATCGTATATATTGCTTTTGACCGTGAGTTTGCACGTTCGCAAAAGATTCCGGTAGAGATATTCGAATATGTGTTGATGATGTTCATTGCGCTGACAATTGTAGCCTGCCTGCGTATGGTAGGCATCGTACTGGCCATTTCTCTTCTCACCATTCCACAGATGACAGCCAACTTGTTCACTTATAGTTTCAAGAAGATTATCTGGTTATCAATTGGCATCGGTTTCTTGGGCTGCCTGGGTGGATTATTTATTTCTTATCACTGGAAAGTCCCTTCGGGAGCTTCCATCATATTCTTCTCTATCCTGATTTACGCTGTTTGTAAAATCGGAAAGAGTTGTTGCAGGAAAAAGTCATAA
- a CDS encoding RagB/SusD family nutrient uptake outer membrane protein: protein MKKHIKLLTIGTLLLGGLTGCNDFLDREPLDKVIPEKYFASESDLAAYTINAYPFETVTDAYGINFFGKDNDTDNQASGDSPAFWIPGQKKVPSGEGEWDWSKIRTCNYFFDNTLPKFEAGTITGNQDNVKHYIGEMYVIRAYNYYKLLVSLGDLPIITTALPDIEETLVESSKRQPRNKVARFILDDLQKATELLLDKSPGGKNRISKNVAHLLRARVALFEATWEKYHKGTAFVPGGKGWPGNPADVSGFNSDAEVAYFLDEAMKSSKVVGDYIVGKLADNTDTPEGMNASLVSINPYYTMFCDENMEGYDEILMWKLFKEGLVTSNLQMELARNGGGSGWTRGMVNSFLMRNGLPIYAAGSDYNPDWEKEGVNSTLQNRDSRIVIFTKKPGDANTENKGDVNYYGDDGTPSYCSIRFIYGDKGSLATTGFIIKKGKHYSSHMANDHSAGTSGGIVFRAAEAMLIYMEASYEKNGRIDGTADGYWKALRRRAKVDEDYNKTIAATQMSEEAKGDFGAYSHGQLIDATLYNIRRERRNELCAEALRWEDLKRWRACDQLISKPYRVEGMLYWGSNYETQLADLCKVDPAEGNMSSPDLSKYILPYEKITKNNLIAGQKGFLFTPAHYLNPIGMAVFRQTASDKNDFTSSVVYQNPGWKIEGDTGAQPVE from the coding sequence ATGAAAAAACATATTAAACTTTTGACAATAGGAACATTGCTATTGGGCGGACTGACCGGTTGCAATGATTTTCTCGACAGGGAACCACTGGATAAAGTAATTCCCGAAAAATATTTTGCATCCGAAAGTGATCTGGCTGCATACACAATCAATGCTTACCCATTTGAAACAGTGACCGATGCGTATGGCATCAATTTCTTCGGCAAAGATAATGATACTGATAACCAAGCCAGTGGTGACTCACCGGCCTTCTGGATACCCGGGCAAAAGAAGGTGCCGTCAGGTGAAGGCGAATGGGACTGGAGTAAAATACGAACCTGCAACTATTTCTTTGATAATACTTTACCGAAATTCGAAGCCGGCACTATTACCGGCAATCAGGATAATGTGAAGCATTATATCGGAGAAATGTACGTGATCCGGGCATACAATTATTATAAATTACTGGTTTCTTTAGGAGATCTGCCTATTATCACTACTGCATTGCCCGACATAGAAGAGACCTTGGTGGAATCCAGCAAGCGCCAGCCGCGTAATAAGGTGGCACGCTTCATTCTGGACGATTTGCAAAAAGCAACAGAATTGTTGCTTGATAAAAGTCCCGGTGGCAAGAATCGCATCAGCAAAAACGTAGCTCACTTGCTACGTGCACGCGTTGCCCTCTTCGAAGCAACTTGGGAAAAGTATCACAAAGGAACAGCTTTTGTACCCGGTGGAAAAGGATGGCCGGGTAATCCCGCAGATGTAAGCGGTTTTAATAGTGATGCAGAAGTGGCTTATTTTCTTGATGAAGCAATGAAGTCATCAAAAGTGGTAGGCGACTATATCGTCGGAAAACTGGCAGACAATACCGATACCCCCGAAGGTATGAACGCCAGTCTGGTTTCCATCAATCCTTACTACACCATGTTCTGCGATGAAAACATGGAAGGATATGATGAAATACTGATGTGGAAACTGTTCAAGGAAGGATTGGTAACCAGCAACTTGCAAATGGAGTTGGCACGCAATGGCGGTGGTTCCGGATGGACTCGTGGCATGGTCAATTCATTCCTGATGCGCAATGGGCTTCCCATCTATGCAGCCGGTTCCGATTATAATCCCGATTGGGAGAAAGAAGGAGTAAATTCCACTTTACAGAATCGTGATTCACGCATTGTTATCTTTACCAAAAAGCCGGGTGATGCCAACACTGAAAATAAAGGTGATGTGAATTATTACGGTGATGACGGAACTCCCAGTTATTGCTCAATCCGTTTCATTTATGGCGATAAAGGAAGTTTGGCAACAACCGGATTCATCATCAAAAAAGGCAAACACTACTCCAGTCACATGGCAAATGACCATAGTGCGGGAACATCAGGTGGTATTGTTTTCCGTGCGGCAGAAGCCATGTTGATTTACATGGAAGCTTCGTATGAAAAAAATGGTAGAATCGACGGAACAGCCGACGGATATTGGAAAGCTTTACGCCGACGCGCCAAAGTGGACGAAGACTATAATAAGACAATCGCTGCAACACAGATGAGCGAAGAGGCTAAAGGCGATTTCGGTGCTTATTCTCATGGCCAATTGATAGACGCGACGTTATATAATATCCGCCGTGAACGCCGTAACGAACTTTGTGCAGAAGCTTTGCGCTGGGAAGACTTGAAACGCTGGCGTGCATGCGACCAGTTGATATCCAAACCTTACCGTGTAGAAGGTATGCTATACTGGGGAAGCAACTATGAAACGCAACTGGCAGATTTATGTAAAGTAGATCCGGCAGAAGGTAATATGTCCTCACCTGATTTAAGTAAATATATTCTTCCATACGAAAAAATCACGAAGAATAATCTGATTGCCGGGCAGAAGGGATTCCTCTTTACACCTGCTCATTATCTGAATCCGATAGGTATGGCTGTATTTCGTCAGACAGCCTCGGATAAGAATGATTTTACAAGTTCAGTCGTTTATCAGAACCCGGGATGGAAGATTGAAGGCGACACCGGCGCACAACCTGTAGAATAA
- a CDS encoding DUF58 domain-containing protein, protein MFLTRRFYIALVLVILLLGSGYVFAPFFVIGQWALFVLLLVVLADVYSLYRIRGIRAFRQCADRFSNGDENEVSIRVESSYPHPVSLEIIDEIPFIFQKRDVDFQVKLGANEGKTVTYRLRPTHRGVYSFGHIRVFVTGKIGFISRRYTCAEPLDIKVYPSYLMLHQYELLAISDNLTELGIKRIRRVGHHTEFEQIKEYVKGDDYRTINWKASARRHELMVNVYQDERSQQIYNVIDKGRVMQQAFRGMTLLDYAINASLVLSYVAMRKEDKAGLVTFDEHFDTFVPASKQPGYMQTLLESLYSQQTTFGETDFSALCVHLNKHVSKRSLLVLYTNFSSIGGMNRQLSYLKQLNRQHRLLVVFFEDVDLKEYIAQPAKDTESYYRHVIAEKFAYEKRLIVSTLKQHGIYSLLTTPENLSIDVINKYLEMKSRQLL, encoded by the coding sequence TTGTTTCTAACTCGTCGTTTCTATATTGCCCTTGTCCTGGTTATCCTGTTGTTGGGTAGCGGATATGTTTTTGCTCCGTTCTTTGTTATCGGGCAGTGGGCACTCTTTGTCTTGCTTTTGGTGGTACTGGCAGACGTATATTCTCTTTATCGTATTCGTGGAATCCGTGCTTTCCGTCAGTGTGCCGACCGTTTCTCTAATGGCGACGAAAATGAAGTAAGTATTCGAGTAGAAAGTAGTTATCCGCATCCTGTATCTTTAGAAATCATAGATGAGATCCCTTTTATCTTTCAGAAACGTGATGTCGACTTTCAGGTGAAGCTTGGAGCAAACGAGGGAAAAACAGTTACCTATCGTCTTCGACCTACTCATCGTGGCGTTTACTCTTTCGGTCATATCAGAGTTTTTGTGACCGGAAAAATCGGCTTTATATCCCGGCGCTATACTTGTGCAGAACCTTTGGATATCAAAGTGTACCCGTCATATCTGATGCTCCATCAATATGAATTGCTGGCAATAAGTGATAATCTGACAGAATTGGGAATAAAACGTATTCGCCGGGTTGGGCATCATACGGAGTTTGAGCAGATTAAAGAGTATGTAAAGGGGGATGATTACCGTACGATTAACTGGAAAGCAAGTGCCCGCCGGCATGAACTTATGGTGAATGTGTACCAAGACGAACGTTCACAGCAGATTTATAATGTGATCGATAAAGGTAGAGTGATGCAGCAAGCTTTCCGTGGAATGACCTTGCTGGATTATGCAATTAATGCTTCGCTGGTGCTTTCGTATGTTGCCATGCGGAAAGAAGATAAAGCCGGATTAGTGACTTTCGATGAACACTTCGATACTTTCGTGCCTGCTTCCAAGCAACCGGGATATATGCAGACATTGCTGGAAAGTCTTTATAGCCAGCAGACCACTTTCGGGGAGACGGACTTCTCGGCTCTTTGCGTTCATTTGAACAAACATGTCAGTAAGCGTAGCCTGCTGGTACTATATACTAACTTCTCGAGCATAGGAGGAATGAACCGTCAATTATCTTACCTGAAACAACTAAACCGCCAACACCGTTTGCTCGTAGTCTTTTTTGAAGATGTCGATTTGAAGGAATATATCGCCCAACCGGCAAAAGATACGGAAAGCTACTATCGTCACGTGATTGCAGAAAAGTTCGCTTACGAGAAGCGGCTGATTGTATCTACTTTGAAACAACATGGAATCTATTCTTTATTAACTACACCGGAGAATCTTTCGATTGATGTGATTAATAAGTATCTGGAGATGAAGTCACGACAACTACTATGA
- the tsaE gene encoding tRNA (adenosine(37)-N6)-threonylcarbamoyltransferase complex ATPase subunit type 1 TsaE, whose amino-acid sequence MEIKIQSLESIHEAAREFIAAMGDNTVFALYGKMGAGKTTFVKALCEELGVTDVITSPTFAIVNEYRSDETGELIYHFDFYRIKKLSEVYDMGYEDYFYSGALCFIEWPELVEELLPGNAVKVTIEELEDGNRVIKL is encoded by the coding sequence ATGGAAATCAAAATTCAATCACTGGAAAGTATCCATGAAGCAGCCCGTGAATTTATCGCTGCTATGGGCGACAACACTGTATTTGCTTTATACGGAAAGATGGGTGCCGGCAAAACGACATTTGTCAAAGCACTCTGCGAAGAATTGGGCGTAACGGATGTTATCACTTCTCCTACTTTTGCTATTGTCAACGAATACCGTTCGGACGAAACCGGAGAGTTAATCTATCACTTCGATTTTTACCGCATCAAGAAACTAAGCGAAGTGTATGACATGGGCTACGAAGACTATTTCTACAGTGGCGCTCTCTGCTTTATCGAATGGCCGGAACTGGTAGAAGAATTACTTCCGGGAAATGCCGTAAAAGTAACGATTGAAGAACTGGAAGACGGAAATAGAGTAATCAAACTATGA
- a CDS encoding DUF86 domain-containing protein gives MEYTLKEEIQDKFLQISESISIIEERCKNIQNVDDFLLSPWGMTILDACIMRIQVIGETIKAVDDKTQKNFLKDYPQIPWAKVIGLRNIISHEYANIDYEIIWVVIQKHLPPLKETVEQIIKDLS, from the coding sequence ATGGAATATACGCTTAAAGAAGAAATCCAAGACAAGTTTCTCCAAATATCAGAATCAATATCTATCATTGAAGAAAGGTGTAAGAACATTCAGAACGTAGATGATTTTTTGTTATCACCTTGGGGAATGACCATCTTAGACGCATGCATCATGCGAATCCAAGTAATAGGAGAAACGATTAAGGCTGTTGACGACAAAACACAAAAGAACTTTCTTAAAGATTATCCCCAAATTCCATGGGCAAAGGTTATTGGATTAAGAAATATCATTTCTCATGAATATGCTAACATTGACTACGAGATTATCTGGGTAGTCATACAAAAACATCTTCCTCCTTTAAAAGAGACAGTTGAACAAATTATAAAAGACTTATCATAG
- a CDS encoding N-acetyltransferase, which produces MNTDFTNLTTENLSNEHLCCIIRSKKSHPGIEAKRQWLSDRLNEGHVFRKLNAKATVFIEYAPLETAWVPVIGDNYYYLYCLWVLGSPRGNGYGKALIEYCIADAKEKGRSGICMLGAKKQKSWLSDQSFAKKFGFEVVDTTDNGYELLALSFDGTVPQFAPNAKNLKIESEELTIYYDMQCPYIYKYIEMIKQYCETNDVPVSFIQVDTLQKAKELPCVFNNFAVFYKGSFETVNLPPIDYLKRILKK; this is translated from the coding sequence ATGAATACTGACTTTACAAACTTAACAACAGAAAATCTTTCTAATGAGCATTTATGCTGCATTATCCGCAGCAAAAAGTCTCATCCTGGTATTGAAGCAAAACGGCAATGGCTTTCCGACCGGCTGAATGAAGGCCATGTCTTTAGAAAGTTAAACGCCAAAGCTACTGTTTTTATTGAATATGCCCCTCTTGAAACAGCTTGGGTTCCCGTCATCGGCGACAACTATTATTATCTGTATTGTTTATGGGTGCTAGGTAGCCCCCGAGGAAACGGATATGGGAAAGCATTAATAGAGTACTGTATAGCTGATGCCAAAGAAAAAGGTAGATCCGGCATTTGTATGCTTGGGGCAAAAAAACAGAAGAGCTGGCTTTCCGACCAATCATTTGCAAAGAAATTTGGTTTTGAGGTGGTTGACACTACTGATAACGGATATGAATTGCTTGCTCTTTCTTTCGACGGAACAGTACCGCAATTTGCGCCAAATGCCAAAAATCTGAAAATAGAAAGTGAGGAACTGACGATTTATTATGATATGCAATGCCCCTACATCTATAAATACATTGAAATGATCAAACAATATTGTGAAACAAATGATGTCCCTGTTTCTTTTATTCAAGTAGATACGCTACAGAAAGCAAAAGAGTTACCGTGTGTTTTTAATAATTTTGCAGTATTTTATAAAGGAAGTTTTGAGACTGTGAATTTGCCACCTATCGACTATTTAAAAAGAATACTCAAAAAATAA
- a CDS encoding immunity 17 family protein: MTGQYIVQGIFALAGIVSLLASLLNWDWFFTTRNAQTIVRNVGRNRARLFYGILGIIIIGMAVFFFVETRKAIGG; encoded by the coding sequence ATGACCGGACAATATATCGTACAAGGAATCTTTGCGCTAGCAGGAATCGTCTCCCTGTTGGCGTCATTGCTGAACTGGGACTGGTTCTTTACAACGCGCAACGCACAAACCATTGTCCGGAATGTAGGACGCAACCGGGCAAGGCTCTTCTATGGAATACTGGGAATTATCATCATTGGAATGGCTGTATTCTTCTTTGTGGAAACACGGAAAGCCATAGGAGGATAA
- a CDS encoding nucleotidyltransferase family protein, whose product MKTTNEYLTKIRQFKQQFAEKYGIISIGIFGSVARGEQHEESDLDVFVELKDPDPFIMFDIKEELERICNCKIDLLRLRKNLRSLISQRIARDGIYA is encoded by the coding sequence GTGAAAACAACCAATGAATATCTTACAAAAATTCGCCAATTCAAACAACAGTTTGCCGAGAAATATGGAATTATTTCTATTGGTATTTTTGGTTCTGTTGCCCGTGGAGAGCAACATGAAGAGAGTGATTTGGATGTTTTTGTTGAACTAAAGGATCCGGACCCTTTTATTATGTTTGATATTAAAGAAGAACTGGAACGTATATGTAACTGCAAAATAGACCTCCTTCGTTTGCGTAAAAACCTCCGTTCACTTATTTCCCAAAGAATAGCAAGAGATGGAATATACGCTTAA